The genomic stretch TATCGAAATACCGGAGCCCAAGGTTGCAAGCTAGATCTGTCATCCATCTCAAAGCGCAGCGCTAAGCGAATCTCGGCAGCAGTTTCAATTGGCGAGGACGTAACCGAAGCACTGCCAACAAAATCAAGCTCTTCAAATTCGTTCTCCAGAGCGAATGAGCGATACCAATCTTGGCGCGCTTCACACATATAGATGGTGTCTAGAAGGTCAACACTCGGTTCGGGAACGGCAACGTTCCCAATCGTTCGCATATCAGGTATCGGAAGCTTCTCATCAGGTGGTTCCGACAAGAGGAGCAACCCGAGCGGCGTATGCGTGGCCTGAGCGAAACTTTCTAGCTGCCTAAAAGTTGGTGCCGTCGAGCCCTCGACCCACTCCTCTAACTTCGGTGCCCGGCGATCAGTGGTCTCGTCGTCCCAACCGGCACGTTCTACCGCCCACAGGAGCAGGTTGGGATGAACATTAACGCGAGTCGACACCCCAACCACCTCCGTTCGATTAGAACTCCCGGGGTACTGCCAGATGATACTTAGCCAGGAACTTAACCTACATAGTATGCAGCCTGCCAGGGTTCACACCGTCAGAAATACGAATCAACAGACCCGAGATAACCTGTACCGCCGCACCCAACGACTAAGTTGCCGACCAACCACCGTCGCTGGGTAGCACCACACCAGTGATATTCACGCTGTCCTCGCTCAACAAAAACGTGATGGCCGCAGCAAGCTCAGCCGGTTGGGCCATTTGAGGCAACACCGCCATCCCAAGGCCGATGCGTTCGGTGCCAAGCTCGGAAGCAAACGACGCCTGGATATTGGTTTGCACCGGCCCGGGAGCCACGGCATTAACCCGAATACCTCGGTTGGCGTACATGAACGCCGTAGATTTAGTGATACCAACCACCGCATGTTTGGAAGCGGTGTAGGCCACCCCGGCCGCCGAACCTCGGAGCGCAGCCTCGGAAGCGGTGTTAACAATCGCACCACCACCGCCGTCCAGCATGACCGGAACCACCGCCCGGGTAAGTTTCATAGTGCCATTCACGTTGATGTTCATCACGCGGTCCCACACGGCATCACTAACTTCACCGATGGGAGTCATGTCATCCATAACCCCGGCAATGTTGGCTAGCGCGTCAATACGACCACCGGCGGCTTCAACAATGGCTGCCACCCCCGCATCATCGGTAATGTCAGCCACCACCGGCACAATTTCGGCACCAGTATGACTGCCCACCAGCTCATCCAAACGAGGTTGGCTAACATCCACCGCCACTACTCGCCCACCTTCACGAACCACCCGTGAAGCCACCGCCCAACCAATACCAGAGCCAGCGCCCGTGACAATCACGGTTTGACCCAAAAAGCGACCCTCATTAATTCGTTCTCGCCATCGAGCCACCTCGGGGTCAGCCGACGCGTCGTCGTTTACCGCCTGGTCTGCGCTCATACTTATACCCTTTCGTACCCACCCGACCGCTTGGTCGTGTGCGCCCAACACCGTCGGGCCCACATTGTGGCTACGCCCTATGGGTTAGGTTCCACCAACAAAAAGCAACACATCTTGCTATCTAGGGTACGGCGCAAACCTTCGGATTTAGAGGGCACAAAGACCCAAAACCTAACGACGGCTTCTAACTGCCAATTGGCTAAAGCAGCGCAAAAATGCATTGGTCCCGCCACGGAGGTGACGGGACCAATAATTAATTATTCAACTAAGCGTCAGTGCTTAATCACACCATTATGAGGCCCTATACACCTGGCCCCAAATGGTCCGGCCACGGCGTGAGCCGAAGCCCAAATCACCTTCAGGCGTTGTCCAAGTATCAAGCCCATACACATCAGGTGCAGTAGCAAAGAACTCGTTGTTACTAGCGATCATGATGAAAGGAACTTGTTCGGCAATAACCGTTAGGAATTTCTCCACGGCATCATATTGCTCGGCGAAGGTCTGCGATGTTTCTAGCTGGTCACGGGCCTCATCAATTCGAGGGTCAGTGAAGTTTGAAACGTTCGACAAATCAGTCACGTTGGAGAACTCGTTGCGCATAGTGGTAAGTGGCGCCGATTGAACGCCCGGGCGCCAGAACACCAGCTGGTGGCTACCTTCAATGGCTCGCTGAATACTTTGGGCCATTTCATTGGCCACCAGTTCCAGCTTCACACCATGCTCGCCCCATTTGGCCTGCAAATACTGGGCTTGACGGCTCACCGCCG from Acidimicrobiia bacterium encodes the following:
- a CDS encoding SDR family oxidoreductase — translated: MSADQAVNDDASADPEVARWRERINEGRFLGQTVIVTGAGSGIGWAVASRVVREGGRVVAVDVSQPRLDELVGSHTGAEIVPVVADITDDAGVAAIVEAAGGRIDALANIAGVMDDMTPIGEVSDAVWDRVMNINVNGTMKLTRAVVPVMLDGGGGAIVNTASEAALRGSAAGVAYTASKHAVVGITKSTAFMYANRGIRVNAVAPGPVQTNIQASFASELGTERIGLGMAVLPQMAQPAELAAAITFLLSEDSVNITGVVLPSDGGWSAT